The Hymenobacter sp. GOD-10R genome includes a window with the following:
- a CDS encoding S1 RNA-binding domain-containing protein: MNLGDYNDLEVARFVDFGLYLSSDDGDLLLPNKYVPEGTEIGDVLRVFVYRDSEDRLIATTLKPLARVNELAALTVRDVSDHGAFLDWGLEKDLFLPYRNQRNNVRPGQRLTVYVYLDETSDRIVASARWENFLKPDKPFEGKPGEAVQLFVAQETDLGYTAVVNGQYLGLLYYNEVFRPLRLGDTPTGYVRQVRPDGKIDLRLQKPGYEEAVDAADTLLNALRAAPNQRIPLSDKSEPDDIYRRLGMSKKVFKKALGSLYKQGLVELAPEHTQLVNKA, from the coding sequence ATGAACCTAGGTGATTATAATGATTTGGAAGTAGCACGCTTCGTTGATTTCGGACTGTACTTAAGCTCCGACGATGGCGACTTGCTGCTGCCGAACAAGTACGTTCCCGAGGGCACCGAGATTGGCGATGTGCTGCGCGTATTTGTGTACCGTGACTCGGAAGACCGCCTGATTGCCACCACCTTGAAGCCGCTGGCGCGGGTAAACGAACTGGCTGCGCTAACCGTACGCGACGTATCCGACCACGGCGCTTTCCTGGACTGGGGCTTGGAGAAGGATCTGTTTCTGCCTTACCGCAACCAGCGCAACAACGTGCGCCCCGGCCAGCGCCTGACGGTGTACGTGTACCTCGACGAAACGTCCGACCGCATTGTGGCCTCGGCGCGTTGGGAGAATTTTCTGAAGCCCGACAAGCCCTTCGAAGGTAAGCCGGGGGAAGCAGTGCAGCTGTTCGTAGCTCAGGAAACCGACCTAGGGTATACCGCCGTGGTGAACGGTCAGTACCTAGGTTTGCTGTATTACAACGAAGTATTTCGCCCGCTTCGTCTCGGCGATACGCCCACTGGCTACGTACGCCAAGTGCGCCCCGATGGCAAGATTGACCTACGCCTCCAAAAGCCCGGCTACGAGGAAGCTGTGGATGCCGCCGACACCTTACTGAACGCCCTGCGCGCGGCCCCGAACCAGCGGATACCGCTTTCTGACAAGAGCGAACCCGACGACATTTACCGGCGCCTAGGCATGAGCAAGAAAGTCTTCAAGAAGGCGCTCGGCAGCTTATACAAGCAAGGTTTGGTAGAGTTGGCACCCGAACATACGCAGCTAGTGAATAAGGCATAG
- a CDS encoding OmpH family outer membrane protein — MNNPLRLIIDAVLVVAVAVLFYLHFSDKSAKAPAQPAAVQASTSADTTKTTTVASTDTAATKVAPAAATPILHGKIAYVESSKMLDGYKGMQDARRNFETKAKGWDRQNRNLVGGFQAAVQKYQQQAASLTPEQRAATEQRLQAQQAEVGQQQQKLQQQASEEEAKVTQQVLERVNKLVEQYGKDNGYEMILIAAPSGTIAYGRKDLDITPQVLKHLNAAYSKK, encoded by the coding sequence ATGAATAATCCATTGCGCCTGATTATCGACGCGGTGCTCGTTGTAGCCGTAGCCGTGTTGTTTTACCTGCATTTCTCCGATAAGTCGGCTAAGGCGCCTGCGCAACCCGCTGCGGTGCAAGCTAGTACCAGCGCCGACACGACCAAAACGACTACCGTTGCCAGCACAGACACCGCCGCTACCAAAGTGGCTCCAGCGGCAGCAACCCCGATTCTGCACGGCAAAATTGCCTACGTCGAGTCGAGCAAGATGCTGGATGGCTACAAAGGCATGCAGGATGCTCGCCGGAACTTCGAAACCAAAGCCAAAGGTTGGGATCGGCAGAACCGGAACTTGGTAGGAGGCTTTCAGGCGGCCGTACAGAAGTACCAACAGCAGGCAGCTAGCCTCACCCCGGAGCAGCGCGCTGCCACCGAGCAGCGCCTCCAGGCGCAGCAGGCCGAAGTAGGCCAGCAACAGCAGAAACTTCAGCAGCAAGCCTCGGAGGAGGAAGCGAAAGTAACCCAGCAAGTGTTGGAGCGCGTGAACAAGCTCGTGGAGCAATACGGCAAAGACAACGGTTACGAGATGATCCTGATTGCGGCACCCAGCGGCACCATCGCCTACGGCCGCAAGGACCTCGATATCACACCGCAGGTACTAAAGCACCTCAATGCTGCTTACTCGAAAAAGTAA
- a CDS encoding PQQ-dependent sugar dehydrogenase, with product MSFRRFVPLALLTPLALAFAPERPMAPADANLSKIKLPPGFTISYFAQNVGGAREIAVGPDGTVYAGSVGNKVYAMPDRNKDGRADEVITIATGLNSPNGVAVRNGALYVAEINRVLRYDNIAKQLKASPKPVVVYSKLPDKEWHGYRYIAFGPDGKLYVPVGAPCNSCLPEAPIFATINRMNPDGSGFQIIAKGVRNTVGFDWSPVDKALWFTDNGRDQLGDDKPSDELNRAPTAGLNFGFPYFFAGDVPDPELSKGKSAASFVKPAQKLGPHVAALGMKFYTGKLFPAKYRNQIFIPEHGSWNRSQKIGYRISVVTLDASGQKATGYTTFAQGWLQGQTPWGRPVCLLQMPDGSLLVSDDQNDAVYRISYKG from the coding sequence ATGAGCTTCCGCCGATTCGTACCGCTTGCCTTACTAACGCCGCTAGCCCTCGCATTTGCGCCCGAGCGCCCCATGGCTCCGGCCGATGCAAACCTGAGCAAGATCAAGCTGCCGCCGGGCTTCACCATCAGCTATTTCGCGCAGAACGTAGGCGGCGCCCGCGAAATAGCCGTCGGACCTGATGGTACGGTGTACGCGGGTAGCGTTGGCAACAAAGTGTACGCCATGCCCGACCGCAACAAAGATGGCCGGGCAGATGAAGTCATTACGATTGCTACTGGCCTAAACTCACCCAACGGCGTGGCCGTGCGCAACGGCGCCTTGTACGTGGCTGAAATCAACCGCGTGCTGCGCTACGACAACATTGCCAAGCAGCTAAAAGCTAGCCCCAAACCCGTGGTGGTGTACAGCAAGCTGCCCGACAAAGAGTGGCACGGCTACCGCTACATTGCCTTTGGACCTGATGGCAAGCTCTACGTGCCGGTGGGTGCGCCCTGCAACTCCTGCTTACCCGAAGCCCCCATTTTCGCCACCATCAACCGCATGAACCCGGATGGCTCAGGCTTTCAAATTATTGCCAAGGGCGTGCGCAACACGGTCGGCTTTGACTGGAGTCCGGTAGACAAAGCACTCTGGTTCACCGACAACGGCCGCGACCAACTCGGCGACGACAAGCCATCCGATGAACTAAACCGGGCCCCAACAGCGGGCCTCAACTTCGGCTTTCCATACTTTTTTGCCGGCGACGTGCCCGACCCCGAGCTGAGCAAAGGTAAATCGGCAGCTAGCTTCGTGAAGCCAGCCCAGAAGCTAGGTCCGCACGTAGCGGCGCTGGGCATGAAGTTCTATACGGGCAAGCTGTTTCCGGCCAAGTACCGCAACCAGATCTTCATTCCCGAACACGGCTCCTGGAACCGTAGCCAGAAAATCGGCTACCGTATTAGCGTAGTAACGCTCGACGCCAGTGGCCAAAAAGCCACCGGGTATACTACCTTCGCCCAAGGCTGGCTGCAAGGCCAGACGCCATGGGGGCGCCCGGTATGCTTACTGCAAATGCCGGATGGCTCCTTGCTAGTTTCTGATGATCAAAACGATGCGGTATACCGTATCAGCTACAAAGGCTAA
- a CDS encoding NAD-dependent epimerase/dehydratase family protein codes for MKPNKTALIAGATGLVGSQVLPLLLASDRYAKVIAVGRRPLPQVHPKLEQRVLDMDHLEEARLSLIADDVYCCLGTTMKQAGSKEAFYKVDYLYVVKLAALTATNFASQLLVVSAMGADAESRFYYNRVKGEMEDAVRQTPFRAIHLFRPSLLLGERADKRVGEQIGAVLMKLLNPLMLGPLRKYRAVPAQVVARAMLQAAAEEGGGVRVHLSDEIAAVGSC; via the coding sequence ATGAAACCGAATAAGACTGCGCTCATTGCTGGCGCTACCGGCCTAGTGGGCAGCCAAGTGCTGCCCCTTTTGCTCGCCTCCGACCGCTACGCCAAAGTCATTGCCGTGGGGCGCCGGCCGCTGCCGCAAGTGCATCCCAAGCTTGAGCAGCGCGTGCTCGATATGGACCACCTAGAAGAAGCCCGACTCTCGCTCATTGCCGATGATGTGTACTGCTGCCTAGGTACCACCATGAAGCAGGCTGGCTCGAAAGAAGCCTTTTACAAAGTCGACTACTTGTACGTGGTGAAGCTGGCTGCTCTCACGGCCACCAACTTTGCTTCACAACTCTTGGTGGTGTCTGCCATGGGCGCCGACGCCGAGTCGCGCTTCTATTACAACCGGGTAAAAGGCGAAATGGAAGATGCCGTGCGGCAAACGCCATTTCGGGCGATTCACTTGTTTCGGCCGTCGCTGCTGCTCGGGGAGCGCGCCGACAAACGCGTGGGCGAGCAGATTGGCGCCGTTCTGATGAAGCTACTCAATCCTCTGATGCTAGGTCCATTACGCAAGTACCGGGCGGTGCCGGCGCAAGTTGTAGCCCGGGCCATGTTGCAGGCGGCAGCAGAAGAAGGTGGCGGGGTACGCGTGCACTTGTCAGACGAAATTGCGGCGGTGGGTAGCTGTTAG
- the rimK gene encoding 30S ribosomal protein S6--L-glutamate ligase produces the protein MKLAILSREPKLYSTKRLVEAAELRGHEAIVVDHLRCNLVLEKGKPGIIYQGEPLTDFDAVIPRIGASVTFYGTAVVRQFEMMKVRTAVDSQAIVRSRDKLRSMQILARAGVGMPKTAFTNYSDEVPQMIEQVGGAPVIIKLLEGTQGLGVVLAETAKAAQSVIEAFHNLKARIIVQEFIAESKGADLRAFVVNGEVVGAMKRQGKEGEFRSNLHRGGTGQLVKLSRAEKAAALLATKALGLDIAGVDMLQSKRGPLVLEVNSSPGLEGIEKATGLDIAGKIIEYTEELTKRKGKGKPKKAKGKSKAPDTQSDVAAF, from the coding sequence ATGAAACTGGCGATTTTGTCGCGCGAGCCCAAGCTCTATTCCACGAAGCGCTTGGTAGAAGCAGCCGAGCTGCGCGGCCATGAAGCCATCGTGGTGGACCATTTGCGGTGCAACCTCGTGCTGGAGAAAGGAAAGCCTGGTATCATCTACCAAGGCGAGCCACTCACGGACTTTGACGCGGTTATTCCGCGCATTGGGGCTTCGGTCACGTTCTACGGCACGGCTGTGGTGCGACAGTTTGAGATGATGAAAGTGCGCACGGCGGTTGATAGCCAAGCAATTGTGCGTTCGCGCGACAAGTTGCGCTCTATGCAGATCCTAGCCCGTGCTGGTGTTGGCATGCCCAAAACGGCCTTTACTAATTACTCCGACGAAGTGCCGCAGATGATTGAGCAGGTCGGTGGTGCTCCTGTTATTATCAAGCTGCTAGAAGGCACGCAGGGCCTAGGTGTCGTGCTAGCCGAGACGGCCAAGGCGGCGCAATCAGTCATCGAAGCTTTCCACAACCTTAAGGCGCGCATCATCGTGCAGGAGTTCATTGCCGAAAGCAAAGGGGCTGACCTGCGGGCGTTTGTGGTGAACGGCGAAGTAGTAGGCGCTATGAAGCGGCAGGGCAAAGAGGGCGAGTTTCGCTCCAACCTGCACCGCGGTGGCACGGGGCAGCTAGTGAAGCTAAGCCGGGCGGAAAAGGCGGCCGCGTTGCTGGCCACTAAAGCTTTAGGGCTAGATATAGCGGGCGTCGATATGCTGCAAAGTAAGCGCGGGCCGCTGGTGCTGGAAGTCAACTCCTCGCCGGGCCTGGAAGGTATTGAGAAAGCAACCGGCCTCGATATTGCCGGTAAAATCATTGAGTACACGGAAGAGCTGACCAAGCGCAAAGGCAAGGGCAAGCCTAAAAAAGCCAAAGGCAAAAGCAAGGCGCCCGATACACAATCGGACGTAGCGGCGTTCTAG
- a CDS encoding O-acetyl-ADP-ribose deacetylase codes for MSTSSPSADWRTQAQAFGRILLYQGDITKLDTTAIVNAANSSLLGGGGVDGAIHRAGGPEILEACRRLRAGHYGKGLATGDVVITTGGRLPAKYVIHTVGPVWNGGHKREPELLANCYRNNLHLTTENQVASIAFPGISTGIYGYPKPEATAIAVHEVRAFLAENALPETVVFVAFDAESYRLYQQALQEPATDPTP; via the coding sequence ATGTCTACCTCCTCCCCTTCTGCCGATTGGCGCACCCAGGCCCAGGCGTTTGGCCGCATTCTACTCTACCAGGGTGACATTACGAAGCTCGACACCACTGCCATCGTTAATGCGGCTAATTCGTCGTTGCTGGGTGGCGGTGGCGTGGATGGCGCCATTCACCGCGCCGGTGGTCCCGAAATTCTAGAAGCTTGCCGCCGCTTGCGGGCTGGGCATTATGGCAAAGGCTTAGCAACCGGCGATGTCGTCATAACAACTGGCGGGCGGTTACCAGCGAAGTACGTTATTCATACCGTTGGCCCGGTGTGGAATGGCGGCCACAAACGGGAGCCAGAGCTACTAGCAAATTGCTACCGCAACAACTTGCACCTAACTACAGAGAACCAGGTAGCAAGCATTGCCTTCCCTGGTATCAGCACGGGCATTTACGGTTATCCAAAACCAGAAGCTACAGCTATTGCAGTCCACGAAGTACGTGCGTTCTTGGCAGAGAATGCTTTGCCAGAAACCGTGGTATTCGTCGCCTTCGATGCGGAGAGTTACCGACTATACCAACAAGCATTACAAGAACCAGCAACGGATCCGACGCCCTAG
- a CDS encoding 2TM domain-containing protein yields the protein METTPRDPQLWHQAKSRARFKASLFTYFAVNALLWVIWAVTSRHQFYPLPWPAWSTIFWGFGLLIQGVNTYGGYGRGTMMEREYERLLREKQERLR from the coding sequence ATGGAAACGACACCCCGCGACCCCCAACTCTGGCACCAAGCAAAATCCCGTGCCCGCTTCAAGGCAAGCTTGTTTACTTACTTCGCCGTCAACGCGCTGCTGTGGGTGATATGGGCGGTTACCTCACGGCATCAATTTTATCCATTGCCTTGGCCTGCTTGGTCCACCATCTTCTGGGGCTTTGGTTTGCTTATCCAAGGCGTTAATACCTACGGTGGTTACGGCAGAGGAACCATGATGGAGCGCGAGTACGAGCGCTTGCTTCGTGAAAAACAAGAGCGGCTTCGCTAA
- a CDS encoding putative DNA modification/repair radical SAM protein, translating to MNERIQEKLSILADAAKYDVSCSSSGGKRKNENRGLGNAEGMGICHSFTEDGRCVSLLKILLTNHCIFDCAYCVSRKSNDVKRAAFTVDEVVDLTMNFYRRNYIEGLFLSSGIFSSPDYTMERLVRIIKKLRTEHKFNGYIHVKTIPGASPELIQEAGLYADRLSVNIELPSEMSLTNLAPEKNYEEILTPMEQIRDNIVQNKEEKALFKKVPQFAAAGQSTQLIVGASPETDHQILQLSDSLYKGYGLKRVYYSGYVPITDDARLPQLTQPPVIREHRLYQSDWLMRFYGFQADEILDPQHPHLDLEIDPKLAWALRNRHVFPIDVNTADYEMILRVPGIGAKSAKRIVAARRFTSLALDHLQKFGVVMKRAKFFITCRGQALERRDFDEQSIRRQILFGAGSVRSALVTQQLDLFAQAG from the coding sequence ATGAACGAGCGGATTCAGGAAAAGCTAAGTATTTTGGCAGACGCAGCGAAGTACGATGTATCGTGCTCTAGCAGCGGTGGCAAGCGTAAAAACGAGAACCGTGGCCTCGGTAATGCGGAGGGCATGGGCATTTGCCACAGCTTCACAGAGGACGGGCGGTGCGTGTCGCTGCTCAAGATTCTGCTCACCAACCATTGCATCTTCGATTGTGCTTACTGCGTGTCGCGCAAGAGCAACGATGTGAAGCGGGCTGCCTTCACGGTGGATGAAGTTGTGGACCTTACCATGAACTTCTACCGTCGCAACTACATCGAGGGCTTGTTCTTAAGTTCGGGCATCTTCTCCTCGCCTGACTACACCATGGAGCGCCTCGTCCGCATCATTAAGAAGTTGCGCACCGAGCACAAATTCAACGGCTATATCCACGTCAAGACGATTCCGGGTGCTTCGCCCGAACTCATCCAGGAGGCGGGCCTCTACGCCGACCGCCTCAGTGTGAATATCGAGTTGCCCTCGGAGATGAGCCTGACCAACCTAGCTCCCGAGAAAAACTACGAGGAGATTCTGACGCCGATGGAGCAGATCCGCGACAACATCGTGCAGAATAAGGAAGAAAAGGCGTTGTTCAAGAAGGTGCCGCAGTTTGCTGCCGCTGGTCAGAGCACGCAGTTGATCGTAGGTGCCTCGCCCGAAACCGACCATCAGATCTTGCAGCTTTCCGACTCCCTCTATAAAGGTTACGGTTTGAAGCGCGTGTACTACTCTGGGTACGTGCCTATTACCGACGACGCCCGTTTGCCGCAGCTTACCCAGCCGCCAGTTATCCGGGAGCACCGCTTGTATCAGTCTGACTGGTTGATGCGCTTCTATGGTTTCCAAGCCGACGAAATTCTGGACCCGCAACATCCGCACTTGGATCTGGAAATTGACCCAAAGCTAGCTTGGGCCCTACGCAACCGCCACGTGTTTCCAATTGATGTGAATACGGCTGACTACGAGATGATTCTGCGCGTGCCAGGTATCGGAGCAAAGTCAGCGAAACGGATTGTGGCAGCTCGCCGCTTCACCAGCCTTGCGCTCGATCATTTGCAGAAGTTTGGGGTGGTGATGAAGCGGGCTAAGTTCTTCATTACCTGCCGTGGTCAAGCCCTCGAACGCCGCGACTTCGATGAGCAAAGCATCCGCCGCCAAATCCTGTTTGGGGCTGGTTCGGTCCGCTCGGCTCTGGTGACGCAGCAACTCGACCTCTTTGCGCAGGCCGGCTAA
- a CDS encoding TonB-dependent receptor — MMRFFRGMITCVGIVVVTGSAGWAQQAGKVTIIGYVRDRSTGENLIGVAVVSPGTGQGTATNNYGFYSLTLPVAQGDSARLLVSYLGYEKMRFAAAAGRNVVHNFQLRSATSELAGVEVVGSRSQEEKIAQSTRMGTINVPVAQIKNLPALLGETDVLKVLQLLPGVQSGSEGTSGLYVRGGSPDQNLILLDGTPVYNAAHLFGFFSVFNADALNNVELIKGGFPARYGGRLSSVLDISMKEGNMQKFQGEGAIGIIASKLTLEGPIKKDTASFIISARRTYIDLLARPIILAAADGVTAGYFFHDLNAKLNWKVSSRDRLYLSAYTGYDKFYARYTDKEEDGDYDRNNSNLGWGNLTTGLRWNHLLNDQLFMNTHVTYSKYQFNVGIEQENRYHTQDEVRTDKFNLRYLSNIRDLSIKTDLDYAPNPDHYIRFGGQYILHSFRPGALQVKDNSSDLGNQLNSVARTMASEAGIYAEDDYRVTQRLKVNGGLRLNGFLVEQKFYNSIEPRVSARFLLTNEWALKASYARTTQFIHLLTNSGIGLPTDLWVPATAKVQPQRAQQVSLGFARDLRFHDEDYEFSFETYYKPMRHLIEYREGASFLGTTDNNWQDKVTSGKGWAYGGEFFIQKKTGRTTGWIGYTLAWSKRRFPDLNQGRIFPYKYDRRHDASLVVIHKFSPTLTLSGTWVYGTGNAVTLSQGRFQLGPYSTYDDYGDRNSYRMRAYHRMDLDLSKTKKKRWGEVVNSLSFYNLYSRKNPYYIYFQQGREDQNGNVERQPAYKQISLFPIIPSFSKSFRF; from the coding sequence ATGATGAGATTTTTCCGCGGGATGATTACGTGTGTTGGGATAGTAGTAGTGACTGGATCGGCGGGGTGGGCACAACAAGCGGGGAAGGTGACGATCATCGGGTACGTGCGCGACCGGAGCACGGGTGAAAACCTCATCGGGGTGGCAGTGGTGAGTCCGGGCACGGGGCAGGGCACGGCCACCAATAACTACGGCTTCTATTCACTGACTTTGCCAGTAGCTCAAGGCGACTCGGCGCGGTTGCTGGTGTCGTACCTAGGGTATGAGAAGATGCGGTTTGCGGCTGCCGCCGGGCGCAACGTGGTGCACAACTTTCAACTGCGTTCCGCTACTTCGGAGCTAGCAGGCGTGGAAGTAGTCGGAAGTCGCAGCCAGGAAGAGAAAATTGCGCAGTCCACGCGGATGGGCACCATCAACGTGCCCGTGGCTCAGATCAAGAACTTGCCCGCGCTGCTAGGAGAAACCGACGTGCTGAAGGTGCTGCAACTGCTACCCGGCGTGCAGAGCGGTAGCGAAGGCACCAGCGGCCTCTATGTGCGTGGCGGCTCCCCCGACCAGAACCTGATCTTGCTGGATGGCACGCCGGTGTACAATGCGGCCCACTTGTTTGGCTTTTTCTCGGTGTTCAATGCCGACGCTTTGAACAACGTAGAGCTCATCAAAGGGGGCTTTCCGGCGCGCTACGGTGGCCGCCTCTCGTCAGTGCTGGATATATCCATGAAGGAGGGCAACATGCAGAAGTTTCAGGGGGAAGGTGCCATCGGTATTATTGCTTCTAAACTCACTCTGGAAGGGCCGATCAAAAAGGACACGGCGTCGTTTATTATCTCGGCGCGCCGCACCTACATCGACTTACTGGCCCGGCCCATCATTTTGGCGGCGGCCGATGGCGTAACGGCAGGCTACTTCTTTCACGACCTCAATGCGAAGCTCAACTGGAAAGTAAGTAGCCGCGACCGACTTTACCTGAGCGCTTACACGGGCTACGATAAGTTTTATGCGCGCTACACCGATAAAGAAGAGGATGGTGACTATGACCGCAACAACTCGAACCTAGGGTGGGGCAACCTGACAACGGGCCTGCGCTGGAACCACCTGCTGAACGACCAGCTGTTCATGAATACGCACGTGACCTACAGCAAGTATCAGTTCAACGTCGGCATTGAACAGGAGAACCGCTACCACACGCAAGACGAGGTGCGCACCGACAAGTTTAACCTGCGCTACCTGTCCAATATTCGAGACTTGAGCATTAAAACGGACCTCGATTATGCGCCTAATCCTGACCACTACATCCGCTTCGGCGGGCAGTATATTCTGCACTCGTTTCGCCCAGGGGCCTTGCAGGTCAAGGATAATTCCAGCGACCTAGGTAATCAGCTGAACTCGGTGGCCCGCACCATGGCCAGCGAAGCCGGTATCTACGCCGAAGACGATTATCGCGTGACGCAGCGCTTAAAAGTGAACGGCGGCCTGCGGCTGAATGGCTTTTTAGTGGAGCAAAAGTTCTACAACTCCATCGAACCTAGGGTATCTGCTCGCTTCCTACTGACGAATGAGTGGGCCTTGAAAGCTTCCTATGCCCGCACCACGCAGTTTATTCACTTGCTCACCAATAGTGGCATTGGCCTGCCCACCGACTTGTGGGTACCCGCCACCGCTAAGGTGCAGCCCCAACGCGCCCAGCAAGTGAGCCTAGGTTTTGCCCGCGACCTGCGCTTCCACGACGAAGACTACGAGTTCAGCTTCGAGACCTACTACAAGCCCATGCGCCACCTCATCGAGTACCGCGAAGGAGCTAGCTTCTTGGGTACTACCGATAACAATTGGCAGGATAAAGTGACCAGCGGCAAAGGCTGGGCCTACGGCGGTGAGTTTTTTATTCAGAAGAAAACCGGCCGCACCACCGGCTGGATCGGCTATACGCTGGCCTGGAGCAAGCGTCGCTTCCCCGACCTGAACCAAGGCCGCATTTTCCCCTATAAGTACGACCGTCGCCACGATGCGTCCTTGGTTGTGATTCACAAGTTTAGCCCCACGCTCACGCTTTCTGGCACGTGGGTATACGGCACCGGCAACGCCGTGACGCTTTCCCAAGGTAGGTTTCAGCTAGGTCCTTATAGTACTTACGACGACTACGGCGACCGGAATAGCTACCGCATGCGCGCCTATCACCGCATGGATCTTGACTTAAGCAAAACCAAAAAGAAACGGTGGGGCGAGGTGGTGAACAGCCTCAGCTTCTATAATCTCTATAGCCGCAAGAATCCTTACTACATCTACTTCCAGCAAGGGCGCGAAGATCAGAATGGTAATGTGGAGAGACAGCCCGCTTACAAGCAAATCTCACTTTTTCCAATCATTCCATCTTTCAGCAAAAGCTTCCGATTCTAA
- a CDS encoding DUF4249 domain-containing protein, with the protein MKKLSSILLLTLGLAGCESTVTLPEPAHTPRIALLYTLSDQPLDTSSNLMVTRQPFVSYSQRVFDTKALMGRDDATIEIEDEGGTVVERFKAGYPRKQNVYGRSSGYYTPTMGLVGQAGRTYTLRTSMPGFETVESTLTMPTKPVIDDATFVVRSGGVLGGNTQGKARLTITLTDNPTTANYYAAFVRLLDKQGKPILNSSIYTDFEDQNSDFEIGRFELSSDSYYFGNNLKPYADTNVSGKQFSLSANVQYYVGGCYSSPSRPVVCQELGYVEVKVSNMTPDAYRFYQSSRSYNDTRDNPFAEPAPLAFNIKPGYGLFGGAADATYRIKLF; encoded by the coding sequence ATGAAAAAGCTATCCTCCATTTTACTGCTTACCCTAGGTTTGGCCGGTTGCGAATCAACGGTGACGCTACCCGAACCGGCCCATACACCACGCATCGCGCTGCTGTACACGCTCAGCGACCAGCCTCTCGATACTAGCAGTAACTTAATGGTGACGCGCCAACCGTTTGTGAGCTACAGTCAGCGAGTATTCGACACAAAAGCACTCATGGGGCGCGATGATGCCACCATCGAAATCGAGGACGAAGGCGGCACGGTCGTAGAGCGCTTTAAGGCGGGTTACCCGCGTAAGCAGAACGTTTACGGCAGATCGTCCGGCTACTACACGCCCACGATGGGCTTGGTAGGACAAGCCGGGCGTACGTACACGTTACGTACCTCCATGCCCGGCTTCGAAACCGTGGAAAGCACCCTGACGATGCCCACGAAGCCCGTCATCGACGATGCTACTTTCGTGGTGCGCTCTGGCGGCGTATTGGGCGGGAACACGCAAGGCAAAGCGCGGCTTACCATTACGCTCACCGACAACCCCACTACCGCGAATTACTACGCCGCTTTTGTTCGCTTGTTAGATAAGCAAGGAAAGCCCATCCTAAACTCCTCCATCTATACTGACTTCGAAGATCAGAATAGCGACTTCGAAATCGGGCGCTTTGAGCTTTCGTCTGATAGCTACTACTTCGGCAACAATCTGAAGCCTTACGCGGATACCAATGTGAGCGGCAAACAGTTCTCCCTCAGCGCCAATGTGCAATATTATGTAGGGGGCTGCTACAGCTCGCCGTCGCGGCCTGTCGTCTGTCAGGAGCTAGGGTATGTCGAGGTTAAGGTAAGTAACATGACGCCGGACGCGTACCGGTTCTATCAGTCGAGCCGTAGCTACAATGACACGCGGGACAACCCCTTCGCCGAACCCGCGCCCCTAGCTTTCAACATCAAACCCGGTTACGGCTTGTTCGGTGGCGCAGCCGATGCCACGTACCGTATCAAGCTGTTTTAG
- a CDS encoding ATP-dependent zinc protease, with the protein MKKKKQVPKRIIGRLELVDFPQFQIEGVEAKIDTGAYTGAIHCSNMQVVKLDDGQMRLRVNLLDDAHPNFDGCLMEFTDFSLRTIKSSIGEAQRRYIIRTVIRLFDEDFTTEFSLSDRSDMKYPVLIGRSLLRRGGFLVNVSKRYVAHKK; encoded by the coding sequence ATGAAGAAAAAGAAGCAAGTTCCGAAGCGCATCATTGGGCGCCTGGAGTTGGTAGATTTTCCTCAGTTTCAGATTGAAGGCGTAGAAGCCAAAATTGATACGGGTGCCTACACCGGCGCTATCCATTGCTCCAACATGCAGGTAGTGAAGCTTGACGACGGGCAAATGCGGCTGCGCGTGAATCTGCTCGACGACGCACACCCGAATTTTGATGGGTGCCTAATGGAATTTACTGACTTTTCGCTGCGTACTATTAAGAGCTCCATTGGCGAAGCGCAACGGCGTTACATCATTCGAACGGTCATTCGGCTGTTCGACGAAGATTTCACGACGGAGTTTTCTCTCTCCGACCGCTCCGACATGAAATACCCCGTTCTCATCGGGCGGTCATTGCTGCGGCGCGGCGGCTTTTTGGTCAACGTGTCGAAGCGGTATGTGGCCCATAAAAAATGA